CTCCATATCGCCTTAAGTCCTTACTGTAATTTAATTTAATTTATTATTTATATTTTTTATTTTTATTTTAATCTTTTATTCTTATTTTATTATTATATCACTCTTTTTTCATTATTAAAAGTGCCTTAAATTTTTCGATAGCGTCAATTTATTGTAGGAAAAAGAAAAGTAGATGGCATCCCATTTTTTATTTGTGCAACTATTTCAAATAACGGTCTCTTAGTAACGAAAGTGTTTTACATCATTTTGAGCCTTATTTTCTTTTATAATTCCTCTAACTTATTGTCTATTATACCATATAACTCTTTCTTTCTATAAAGAATTCATTTTACTCAATACTTGTGACAAATTAGTACGTTTTGTTATCTATGTTCCTTCACATTTTAACGCTACTTTTAAAAGAAAAAAGTATTTCTATTGTACCATTTTCCATTTTGTCAAGGCTAAAACAAGCGGGCAAAGCCCGGCCTTGACAAGTAGTAGGGCTCCGCGGGTCATGGTACTAAAGTTTTGCTTTTTTCTTTTCTTTTTCTTTTTTTATGTTTTTTCTTTTTTTTGTCTTTTTTCCAGATATGTATAATTCCTATTGGATAGGCTTACTTGTAAACTTTCCCGTAATTTTTGCTTTATTATTACCTCATCCCTATCCGCATATACCTATAATACGCCTTAATTCTTTATATAAACCAGTTTTACACCCCTTATGAATAACAGTTAAATTACTATTCCATACACTCTCATACCTGTTTGATGACTTCTTTAATTCCTTAATTAATTTTTCCTGAATTTCTTGCCTACTAGATGCTAACTTTTTTTGTTTTTGTGCCATAACTATGTCATATACCTTACCGCCATTCTTCTTGTATATTATTAGCTTTGACATCTTTTCTACACCTTTTCTCGACCAGCCTTTAGGTCTTGAACTTAAACGGGATGAAAATACATGACTCACATGACCTTCAGCACTACAACCCACTATTCCTCTGTTTGACCTTATTTCTATACCATCCCAATTATTTAAAATATATCGCTTTGCATTTTTTATAGCCTTTATTTTATTTTCATTATCGCCTGTCTTTTCAATTATCTTTTTAAAAACCTTTGTTAGCATTTTTTTATCAGATAAATTCAAAGCCTCCTGTAAATCTTGGCTTATTGCTTCATCATTTAAATGTGTGGTCGCAACTCTTACGTATTTTTGAAGATGGTATCTATCAAGTACAAATTTACTTTTTGAAAGACAGTTAACTCCTTGCCTTATCCATGACGCCCCATCTCCTGATATATACACCGTCTCTAAAAAATCAACGTCATATTGTTTATATATGTATTCCGATACTTCAAGCCACAAATCTTCTGAATTCTTATACACTCCCCCAAAATATCGAACATTCTTTAATACTTTTCTCTTCTTATTACTTTTTTCAAAGTCAATTCCCTCATGCACATATACAAGTTTTGGCATAATTGTATTTCTCTTGCCCTTCTCATTCTGTCTCAATATACTTTTTTGTTGTAATGCTACATGGTCCTCATCGGCCTCAACATACAATATTTTTACTTCTCTCTTTTTATCTACTTTTATTTCAGGCTCAACTATTTCAATATTATGTATTTTATTCATCACTGCTTGTTTGCTGATTTCATCAATATATGTCGCCTTTTCTCCTGCCTTTCTGTAGCTGCTGTCAGCTGCTTCATCTATTGCATTAATTACAACATCGGCACTTACTCTGTCATGTGGTTCTACACCTACAATCCTGTCGACTAGGTGTTGTCTATTACCATTTTCCTTATGCTTAAAATATGTCCTGTTATAACTTAGTGTTCCAAATGTCGTTAAAATAGCTGTTTTATCTTTTCTTATAATTTCCCAATACTGTTTCCTTATTTCACAGTTACGGAAATATTCATCCATATCTTCAAGCACTTCTTTAAGTATATCGCGTCCAAGTTTAAATAAATCTTCTTTTAGACCAAGAACAAGATCAGCTAAGTCTTTTCCTTCTTCAATAAAATTTTTTATCTTTTTTTCAATTCTTTTTACCCCAAATTCATTAAAATGTTGTATACTATTATACATAGAAGATGTCATCCTTTCTATTTATTATTTTTGCTTAATTAATATCTTAACAGGATGTCATCTTCTTTTCAATTATATATGGTATTTTATGTCTCATTCCCTACAATAACTTTACGCTAACAATTTTTCTTCCCGTTTATATACTTAAATTAGAAAGAATTCTTGAAAAATATGTTTACAATAAAATAAACCTATGGTATAATAGGTGACTGTGTGGAATACGGACGGTCCGCTGTTATAGAATACAAGAACGTCTAGGAAGGAAGGAGGATGACAATATGGATGTAATCAGAGCTATTGAGCAGGAACAGTTAAAAACTGACTTAACTAATTTTGATGTGGGGGATCACGTCAAAGTACATGTTAAAATCAAAGAGGGAAATAGAGAGAGAATACAGATTTTTGAAGGAACTGTAATTGCAAGAAGAGGTTCAGGAATAAAAGAAACATTTACAGTTAGAAGAGTTACTTACGGTGTAGGCGTAGAAAGAGTGTTTCCTGTACATTCTCCAAGAGTTGAACGTGTTGAAGTTGTAAGAAAAGGTAAAGTCAGAAGAGCAAAATTATTCTATCTGCGTAATAGAGTTGGTAAAGCTGCTAAAGTAAAAACAAAACTAGTTAGAAAAACTGAAGGGACTGAATAACAGTCCCTTTTTGTTTTATTCATAATTTTTTTTAAATGTTGTTTAACAGGGCATCAGGGGTTTTTCCTATTACTTTTACATAGACAAAATCAAGGCAATTAATATGGATTTTGTCTCATACATATAGACGCTTACATCTTCCGGAAAAAGTGATGTCAATAAGTTTGAGAAATAGCAATTAATTTTATTCTAGATTGAATTATCATCTGAAGTATATTACACATAATACCTATACCAGCCAAAAGCAGCAATACTGAAATTACACAAAAAACTCCCTGTATCAGGTTTTTTGAAAATAACAACTGCTCCAGTTGTTTTAAATGTTATATTTGAAGTTTTTACTGTAATTTAGTATAATTATAATAGATTTAGCAATTCAACATACCTTATTTTTCACCATTACGTGTTAGAAAGCTTCAGTTCATTTTAAATACTCCGCTTATAAAATTGAAATTAAAATTTTATTAATTATTTTTATTTTTGTATAGGGAGGAATTTATATGAAAAAATTTTGTGTGAAGTTTACTATTTTGGTAATGTTATTTACACTACTATTTAAAACCTTTTATGTGTCTGCCAAAGAAAATTTTGATTATTCCACTGCACTAAAGTATTCCATTTACTTTTATGATGCAAATAAGTGCGGTCCAAATGCCGGGGATGACAACTATTTTGACTGGAGAGGACCTTGCCACACCACCGATGGGAGCGAAATAGGAATAGACCTTACAGGAGGCTTCCACGATGCGGGGGACCACGTTAAATTTGGTCTGCCACAGGCATACTCTGCATCTATATTAGGATGGGCATTATATGAGTACAAAGATGTATTTGACTATACAGGAAACACTGATAAAATGCTTTCCACATTAAAATATTTCACCGATTACCTTCTAAAATGCTACCCCAAATCCGGAACTTTCTATCATCAGGTAGGTGATGGGGATTTAGACCATACATACTGGGGTGCTCCTGAGGAGCAAACAGGTCCCAGACCGGTTCCTTATGTTGTTGATAAAGCCAATCCGGGATCAGATGTTTTAGGACTTACATCTGCTGCTTTATCTAAGATGTATTTAAATTACAAAGACATTGATCCAAAATATGCAAATGAATGCTTAAGGGTGGCAAAGGAACTTTATGAAATGGGTAAGGAAAATCCCGGTAAGTATCAGTTAACTGCCTTTTATGCTTCCCACTCTTTTTGGGATGATTTGGCATGGGCTGCTACCTGGCTGTATGTTATAGAAAAAGACAGTTCATATCTTGCAGAAATAGACAACTATCTTTCCCACAATACTTTTTTAGGAGAATCCCCTTTTAAAAACAAATGGACAATGTGTTGGGATGATATGTACATGGCGGTATTTTGTAAGTTATCGGAATTGACAGGGGAACAAAAATACATAGATGCTATGGAGTATAATTTGGACTATTGGATGAACACAATTACAACAACTCCTGACGGCCTTAAATATTTAGACGTCTGGGGTGCATTAAGATATGCATCTGCTGAAGCTATGCTTGCCATGCTGTACTACGAACAGACAAAAGACCCTGCATTAAAAGAATTTGCTAAATCCCAGATAGATTATGCACTGGGAAATAATAAAAATAATATGTCATACCTTATAGGTTTTGGTTCAAACTATCCCAAACACCCACACCACAGGGCTGCAAACGGCTATACTTACGCAGGTGGAGAAAATGCAAATCCTGCAAAGCACCTTCTTGTAGGGGCATTGGTGGGCGGTCCTGATTCACAGGGGAATTTTGTTGACGATGTAAACCTCTTTCAACATACTGAAGTAGCAATTGACTACAATGCTGCTTTTGTCGGTGCTACAGCTGCTGTAATAAAACACTACGGTGACTTTATCCCACCCCAACCTACTTCCTCACCTAAGCCTACCCCTGACCCTGATTTAATCTGGCATGACATAGGGGATGTAAATCTTGACGGCATTATTAATACCTTGGATTTAGCTTTAATGCAAAGATATGTATTGGAGATTATAGATAAACTTCCTTATGAAGATGTTGAAAATCTTAAAATTCCTATAGCAGATGTCAACGGGGACGGGGTTATAAATTCTACTGACTATATGTTAATGCAAAGATATGTATTAGAGGTTATATCTGAATTCCCGGTAAAATACGATATTTACGGCAATAAACTAAATTAATTCTAGTTTTAACTAACTTCCGACCTAGTATATTACCGGGCATTCAAATAAAATAAATATGAAAGGTCTTGATTGTAAGTAAATAAATGCAATAATAAATTATATTAGTTTCGCTAAAACAAAAGGAGCTGTAGAAAAATTTCTAACCTTTTTCTATAGCTCCTTTTTTATATTTTCATTGAGTAAGTCTATAAGCCGGGTTCTGTATTCGATAGTCATCTATCTAGGCCTTACATTTCTGTAAAGCTCAAGCCACCTGCCTGAGACTGGCGGGCCACCATATGTCTCTTATACGGTGTTGCTCCAGATGGGGTTTACATAGCCGGCAAGTCGCCATGCCGCTGGTGAGCTCTTACCTCACCTTTCCACCCTTACCTTATTTGGAAGTAAGAAGTTAGAAGCTTCCCATCTCCAATAAGGCGGTATCTTTCTGTTGCACTTTCCTTGAAGTCGCCTTCACCGGGAGTTACCCGGCATCCTGCCCTGTGGAGCCCGGACTTTCCTCATGTACGGCCTTTCGGCACTTGTACACGCGACTATCTGACTTACTCAAAAATAATAAACCTCTTTTTTATCAGTACTCTTAATTGTATATTTTTTTAAAAACAATGTCAATAAGTTATAAATGGTTCTTCTTCCACACTATTGCTAAATACATCTAAATTTTTAAACTTATCACTTAATATATTAACCAATTTAGGAACAATAATTCTTTCTGTATTAAAATGGCCTGCATCAATAACACACATGCCCATTTCAGCTATTTCCACGGCGGTATGGTATTTAACATCCCCGGTTACTAAAATATCCGCCTTAGATAAAACATCCTTAATACAGCTTTCATCGAAACTACCGCAAAATACTGCAACTTTTTCTATTTTTTTGTCTGCACTTCCTATTACACGCACACTTTTTGCATTTAGCTTTTCTTTCACAGTGGCTATAAAATCATCTAAAGTAACCGGAGTTTTAAGAACTCCTACCTTTCCTAAACCGTACACCTTTCCCTCCATATTAAGGGGATATACATCATATGCCACTTCTTCATAAGGATGAGATTTAATCATCTCATCTATTACTGCATGAAGTTTTTCCTGAGGAACTACTGTTTCAAGTCTTATTTCATCTACAAATTCAAGTTTTCCTTTAGAGCCTATGTATGGATTTGTTCCTTCTAGCGGTCTGAATGTCCCTGTACCCTTTATCATAAATGAACAGTCACTGTAATTGCCTATCCATCCTGCCCCTGCCCTGCTCATTGCATCCCTTACATTATCTATGTTTTCCTCCGGTACAAAAACCACCACTTTATAAAGCTTTAGTGTCCTATGTCTTTTTAAATTCTCCAATTCACTAAGACCTAAAACTTCAGCAAGATGCTCATTAACACCCCCGTCAGCCACATCTAAATTTGTATGGGCACTGTACACGGCAATATCATTTCTTATCAGGTTATATATAATTCTGCCCTTTACATCATCGTAATTTATCCTTTTCAGCCCTTTAAATATAAGCGGATGGTGGGATACAATTAAATCTGTATTTTTTTCTACAGCCTCTTCTACAACCTTTGAAGTAACATCAAGACAAACCATTACACGCTTTATATCCTTTTCTTTCCTGCCTATAATAAGCCCTGAATTGTCATAGTCTTCTGCAAGGCTTTTTGGGGCAATGTTCTCTATATATTTTATAATTTCTGAAAGCTTTACGGACATTTAAAATCCAACTCCCTTCATATTGTTGTAATAGCTTTTCGGTACTTCTCTCTAAGATTAATATACTCTTTTCTCTTATTAGAATCTTTTTCCTTCATATTTTCCATTTGGCTTATAATTTTGTCAAGCTGGTTAATTTTATTTTGAATATGTATTTTTAGCAAAGGATCTTTATTTTCAAACAGCTTTTCCCCAATATAGTAGTATAAAATATCCTTACTTAGGATTTTCCCCGTCCATCTTGCAGCAATAACATCATATATCTTATTCTCTTCCCTCACCAGTTTTTCATCATAAACTTCAAAACCATTACTGCATAGCCACTCATGAAGTACTTCAACGGCAGTCATAGGCTGGAGTATTAACGCATTGGCTTTTTTTGCTTTATCTATGCCCCTTTCTAAAATATCTTTTATAATTACGCCTCCCATACCTGCAATTATTATTACATCCACTTCATGGTCTTCTATGGTGTCAAGCCCGTTTCCTACCCTGGTTTCAATATTTGCTGAAAGTCCGTATTCCTCTATATTTGCTTTTGCAATATTTATGGGGCCGGGTCTTATGTCAGATGCAATTGCCCTTTTACATTTTTTATTATTCACTAAATAAATTGGTATATATGCATGATCTGTTCCAATATCACTGACAATATTACACTCAGGCACCATGTGGCTAATTAATTTCAGGCGGCCTGGTAACTCCATTTCTAAATTTCCCCTTCCGTTTTTTATATATTTCTTATTTTATAATGGTTTTTTAATGTTTTTTGTATAATTTTTTTAGAATAACAGCGCAAATAATAGTATACACTAAAATAACTGCAAAAAACAAACAAGAAAAAGGGAGAATGTTTAATGATTCAAAATTTTAGGGTATTAAATATAAAAGACACTGAAAGTCCTGTAGAATCATTGATAATATGTAAAAACCCCATTGCAAACAGTTTCGGTACATTAAATTTTAATATACCTTCATCCATTGTATCAAAAGAACAAGAAAACAATGATATTTTTGATATGCTTCCGAAAAAAAAATAAGAAGTCTTTCTGATAAGACTTCTTATTTTCTGTGGTGGGCCTTCAGGGACTCGAACCCCGGACCTACCGGTTATGAGCCGGTTGCTCTAACCAACTGAGCTAAAAGCCCTTGTGGCTCCTCAAGTAGGACTCGAACCTACGACCCTGCGGTTAACAGCCGCATGCTCTACCGACTGAGCTATTGAGGAACGCCTTTTTGTTAACGCCTCACATGAGGCACAAGTATTATTATACATGGCTACTCATAACAGGTCAAGAATAGTTTTAAGTGCATTATTTAAATTTACCTTGCTATTTCATCATTTTTTATAAATATACTTCATTTTTCATGCCAATGCTAAATTTTAAAAAAATTTAATTTACATTTTCCGAATTTTTATTTTTATATTCTAAGAGCAATTCCCTAAGTTCTGATGCATGCTTTCCTTCTTGCTCTGCAAATCTTTTAAAAACCTCTTTTATTTTTTCATCTTCAATTCTCTTTGAATACATTTCATAATCCCTTACAAGCTCCATAGAATTCTCCCAGGCTCTTAACAATCTGTCGTATGTGGTATACTCCACTGCATTATTATTCATATGTTCATTATTATTCATATGATGTTCATTATTATTCATATATTCCATTTATCACCATCTCCTACCCTATATTGTACTATGTCCTTAGTTTTGCAATAGTTTTTTAAATTATTCATTCTAGAAATCGGAAGTTGTTTTTAGATTTCGAGCCATTTTTATGTAGTTCATCTAAAAGGATAAATTTATTCACAAATAATAGTATTTTTTGTCCAACATGCTATAAAATTTTACGAATGGTGTTTAAGCATGTTGAACACAAGTTTAAATTTTTACCCTAAAATATATTGATTTTTATTGCTATATGTTTTATTATACAACTAGTATATTTATTATACTCCCCTAGATCCCGTAGTTTAGCCTATATTGCTAAATGTACGGGATGCTTTTTATCCATTATGAACAGTATTTAGACAAACAGACAAATAGTTGGTTTTATAATTAAACCTTCTGTTTGTCTGTTTGTCTATTTATATGTTTGTCTATAAAAGACTCTTCAATAAATTAAGTAGACAAAAAACCCGATATAAACCGAGTTTTAATCTAAATAATCTTTTAATTTTTTACTTCTGCTTGGATGCCTTAATTTTCTCAATGCCTTAGCTTCTATTTGTCGTATACGCTCCCTGGTTACATTAAATTCTTTACCAACTTCTTCAAGAGTTCTCGCCCTTCCATCGTCAAGACCAAACCTTAACCTTAAAACTTTTTCCTCCCTTGGTGTCAATGTATCTAAAACATCTATAAGCTGTTCTTTTAAAAGTGTAAATGCTGCTGCATCTGCTGGTGCAGGAACATCATCATCAGGGATGAAATCCCCTAAGTGGCTGTCTTCTTCTTCTCCTATAGGAGTTTCTAAAGATACAGGCTCCTGGGAAATCTTCATAATATCCCGGACTTTCTCCACAGGCATATTCATTTCCCTTGCAATTTCCTCCGGCTGAGGTTCTTTCCCCAGCTCCTGCAGAAGCTGCCTTGATACCCTTATAAGCTTATTTATTGTCTCAACCATATGAACAGGTATCCTTATGGTCCTTGCCTGGTCTGCAATAGCCCTTGTAATTGCCTGTCTTATCCACCATGTTGCATATGTGCTGAATTTATATCCCTTCCTGTAATCAAATTTTTCAACAGCTTTTATAAGTCCTAAATTCCCCTCCTGTATCAAATCTAAAAACAGCATACCTCTTCCTACATATCTCTTAGCTATACTTACAACAAGCCTTAAATTTGCCTCTGCAAGCTTCCTTTTGGCCTCTTCATCCCCTTGTTCCATCCTTTTGGCCAGCTCAATTTCTTCTTCAGCACTTAGAAGAGGCACTTTTCCTATCTCCTTCAAATACATCCTGACAGGGTCATCTATACTCACACCCTCCGGCACACTAAGGTCAAGTTCCTCTTCTGTCAATTGAATGTCTTCAAGTTCCTCTTCAATATCACCTACCACATCTATACCCAAATTTTCCAATGTCTCATAAATCTTTTCTATTTGCTCAGACCCCAACTCTGTTTCCTCAAAAGCATCCATTATTTCTTTGTAAGTCAACATTCCTTTTTGTTTGCCTTTTTCAATCAAATCATATAAAATTGCTTTTTTAACATCATTATTGGGTTTCACTTACTGCCCCTCCGTTCATTAAAATGTACCTCTATATACTCTTCTTTTTGTATAATATTTGTTGTAGTTCCAGCTTCATATTTCTAACTTCTTCAGCTGTCTTATCTTTTGAATTAGAAATTACATTCAAGATTTCTCTTTCTCTTTTTGTTAGTTTGAATAATTCCATTTTTTTAATTATATCCAATATTGCCTTTTTATTATCCTCAAAATTGCATTCCTCCTGTAATAACCTTGTAAATATATTTGAATTTTTATTATCAGCTAAATTTATAAGTTCTGCAGGTACCAGTCCTTTATTGCTATTAAGCCTTTCAAAAACTGCTTTTGCTATCCTTCTGTTGTCTTCATCTTCAAAGCTTTCCGGTGAAATTTTATCTTTAACCAAATTAAACAGCGAGTTGTCAATACTAATAAGGGATAGCAAAATCCTTTCATTTTTTATAGCCCTTTGATATTCATCTTTGCCTTTGTCTTTTTCAAACCTGCTTTTAGTATTAATATTAGTGACAACTGCTCTAAAACCCTTTTTAGGTTTTATTCTTTTTAAAACTTCTGCATATATTGATTCCTGGCTAATCTCATATTCCTTTGCTATTTTTTTAATGTACATTTCCCTTTCTATGTCATTGTCCAGTTTAGAAAGGACATCTGCAGTTTTGTTTAAAAAAATAATTTTCCCTTCTGTATTATTTGTATCAATTTCACTTTTTAAAGCTTTTATTTTATATTCAACCAATGAAAGCGATTTATTTATCAAACTATTAAAGGCATCTGCCCCATATTTTTTAACAAACTCATCAGGGTCTTCCCCTTCTGGCATTTCTAATACCTTTACATTGCACCCGATGCTGTCTAATATATCAAGTCCTCTTATGGTTGCTGCCTTTCCTGCTGTATCAGCATCAAATGAAATAATAATTTCTTCAGTGTATTTTTTTAGCAGCCTTCCCTGACTTTCAGTCAGAGCAGTTCCTAAGGATGCAACAGTATTTATTATACCAAACTGAAAAAGAGATATTACATCCATATAGCCTTCAACTACTATTATTCTCTTGTGGGATGAATTTTTGGCAAAATTAAGGCCATATAAATGCTTTCTCTTGTTATAAACCATTGTTTCCGGAGAATTCATATACTTAGGCTCTGAGTTATCCAAAACCCTTCCACCAAACCCTAATACATTTCCTCTCAAATCGAAAATAGGAAATATAATTCTCCCCCTAAACCTGTCATAATAACCACCACTTTTATTCTTTAAAACCAGTCCGCTTTCTAAAAGAATATCATCATCATAGCCTTTGGCTTTTAAATGCTTATATAATGCATCCCAATCTTTTAGAGAATACCCTATTCCGAATTTCCTTACCGTCCTTCTCTTTATTCCCCTTGATGCTAAGTATTCTCTTGCAAAACTGTTTTTTTCATCTTCTATTTGTTCATAAAAAAATCTTGCTGCTTCCACATTGATTTTTAAAATTTGTTTTTTCTTTCTTGCTATTTCTTTATACTTCTCATCTTCACCTTCCGGCAGCAGTATTCCTGCTTTATCTGCCAAAAACTTTACCGCTTCAATATAATCAAGATTTTCAACTCCCATTACAAACTGAATAACACTCCCCCCATTGCCGCAACCAAAACAATAGTACAATTGTTTTACAGGGTCAACGTGAAATGACGGGGTTTTTTCACTGTGAAAAGGACAAAGACCAAAGAATCCCTTTCCTTTTCTTTTCAGTTGTATATACTCACCAACAACACTTATAATGTCATTGCTGATTCTTATTTCTTCAATCAATTCATCCGGATAAAATCTCTGCATTTTT
The genomic region above belongs to Acetivibrio saccincola and contains:
- a CDS encoding ISLre2 family transposase, which translates into the protein MYNSIQHFNEFGVKRIEKKIKNFIEEGKDLADLVLGLKEDLFKLGRDILKEVLEDMDEYFRNCEIRKQYWEIIRKDKTAILTTFGTLSYNRTYFKHKENGNRQHLVDRIVGVEPHDRVSADVVINAIDEAADSSYRKAGEKATYIDEISKQAVMNKIHNIEIVEPEIKVDKKREVKILYVEADEDHVALQQKSILRQNEKGKRNTIMPKLVYVHEGIDFEKSNKKRKVLKNVRYFGGVYKNSEDLWLEVSEYIYKQYDVDFLETVYISGDGASWIRQGVNCLSKSKFVLDRYHLQKYVRVATTHLNDEAISQDLQEALNLSDKKMLTKVFKKIIEKTGDNENKIKAIKNAKRYILNNWDGIEIRSNRGIVGCSAEGHVSHVFSSRLSSRPKGWSRKGVEKMSKLIIYKKNGGKVYDIVMAQKQKKLASSRQEIQEKLIKELKKSSNRYESVWNSNLTVIHKGCKTGLYKELRRIIGICG
- the rplS gene encoding 50S ribosomal protein L19, encoding MDVIRAIEQEQLKTDLTNFDVGDHVKVHVKIKEGNRERIQIFEGTVIARRGSGIKETFTVRRVTYGVGVERVFPVHSPRVERVEVVRKGKVRRAKLFYLRNRVGKAAKVKTKLVRKTEGTE
- a CDS encoding glycoside hydrolase family 9 protein codes for the protein MKKFCVKFTILVMLFTLLFKTFYVSAKENFDYSTALKYSIYFYDANKCGPNAGDDNYFDWRGPCHTTDGSEIGIDLTGGFHDAGDHVKFGLPQAYSASILGWALYEYKDVFDYTGNTDKMLSTLKYFTDYLLKCYPKSGTFYHQVGDGDLDHTYWGAPEEQTGPRPVPYVVDKANPGSDVLGLTSAALSKMYLNYKDIDPKYANECLRVAKELYEMGKENPGKYQLTAFYASHSFWDDLAWAATWLYVIEKDSSYLAEIDNYLSHNTFLGESPFKNKWTMCWDDMYMAVFCKLSELTGEQKYIDAMEYNLDYWMNTITTTPDGLKYLDVWGALRYASAEAMLAMLYYEQTKDPALKEFAKSQIDYALGNNKNNMSYLIGFGSNYPKHPHHRAANGYTYAGGENANPAKHLLVGALVGGPDSQGNFVDDVNLFQHTEVAIDYNAAFVGATAAVIKHYGDFIPPQPTSSPKPTPDPDLIWHDIGDVNLDGIINTLDLALMQRYVLEIIDKLPYEDVENLKIPIADVNGDGVINSTDYMLMQRYVLEVISEFPVKYDIYGNKLN
- a CDS encoding Nif3-like dinuclear metal center hexameric protein: MSVKLSEIIKYIENIAPKSLAEDYDNSGLIIGRKEKDIKRVMVCLDVTSKVVEEAVEKNTDLIVSHHPLIFKGLKRINYDDVKGRIIYNLIRNDIAVYSAHTNLDVADGGVNEHLAEVLGLSELENLKRHRTLKLYKVVVFVPEENIDNVRDAMSRAGAGWIGNYSDCSFMIKGTGTFRPLEGTNPYIGSKGKLEFVDEIRLETVVPQEKLHAVIDEMIKSHPYEEVAYDVYPLNMEGKVYGLGKVGVLKTPVTLDDFIATVKEKLNAKSVRVIGSADKKIEKVAVFCGSFDESCIKDVLSKADILVTGDVKYHTAVEIAEMGMCVIDAGHFNTERIIVPKLVNILSDKFKNLDVFSNSVEEEPFITY
- a CDS encoding tRNA (adenine(22)-N(1))-methyltransferase, whose product is MELPGRLKLISHMVPECNIVSDIGTDHAYIPIYLVNNKKCKRAIASDIRPGPINIAKANIEEYGLSANIETRVGNGLDTIEDHEVDVIIIAGMGGVIIKDILERGIDKAKKANALILQPMTAVEVLHEWLCSNGFEVYDEKLVREENKIYDVIAARWTGKILSKDILYYYIGEKLFENKDPLLKIHIQNKINQLDKIISQMENMKEKDSNKRKEYINLREKYRKAITTI
- a CDS encoding ferritin family protein — its product is MNNNAVEYTTYDRLLRAWENSMELVRDYEMYSKRIEDEKIKEVFKRFAEQEGKHASELRELLLEYKNKNSENVN
- the rpoD gene encoding RNA polymerase sigma factor RpoD yields the protein MKPNNDVKKAILYDLIEKGKQKGMLTYKEIMDAFEETELGSEQIEKIYETLENLGIDVVGDIEEELEDIQLTEEELDLSVPEGVSIDDPVRMYLKEIGKVPLLSAEEEIELAKRMEQGDEEAKRKLAEANLRLVVSIAKRYVGRGMLFLDLIQEGNLGLIKAVEKFDYRKGYKFSTYATWWIRQAITRAIADQARTIRIPVHMVETINKLIRVSRQLLQELGKEPQPEEIAREMNMPVEKVRDIMKISQEPVSLETPIGEEEDSHLGDFIPDDDVPAPADAAAFTLLKEQLIDVLDTLTPREEKVLRLRFGLDDGRARTLEEVGKEFNVTRERIRQIEAKALRKLRHPSRSKKLKDYLD
- the dnaG gene encoding DNA primase — protein: MQRFYPDELIEEIRISNDIISVVGEYIQLKRKGKGFFGLCPFHSEKTPSFHVDPVKQLYYCFGCGNGGSVIQFVMGVENLDYIEAVKFLADKAGILLPEGEDEKYKEIARKKKQILKINVEAARFFYEQIEDEKNSFAREYLASRGIKRRTVRKFGIGYSLKDWDALYKHLKAKGYDDDILLESGLVLKNKSGGYYDRFRGRIIFPIFDLRGNVLGFGGRVLDNSEPKYMNSPETMVYNKRKHLYGLNFAKNSSHKRIIVVEGYMDVISLFQFGIINTVASLGTALTESQGRLLKKYTEEIIISFDADTAGKAATIRGLDILDSIGCNVKVLEMPEGEDPDEFVKKYGADAFNSLINKSLSLVEYKIKALKSEIDTNNTEGKIIFLNKTADVLSKLDNDIEREMYIKKIAKEYEISQESIYAEVLKRIKPKKGFRAVVTNINTKSRFEKDKGKDEYQRAIKNERILLSLISIDNSLFNLVKDKISPESFEDEDNRRIAKAVFERLNSNKGLVPAELINLADNKNSNIFTRLLQEECNFEDNKKAILDIIKKMELFKLTKREREILNVISNSKDKTAEEVRNMKLELQQILYKKKSI